The sequence below is a genomic window from Anaerosporomusa subterranea.
CCAATAACGATCATATCGTAATTGTTTTTTTCGGCGAATTCGGGAATTACGATAGCTGGTGATCCAATTTCACAGTAAGTTCGCACTCGAATGCCATCAGGGATTTGCTTTACAGCTTGTTTTAACACTGTATCACTAAAATCTTGAATGTGAGTAAGAATACTTTCCGGAAGATAAACATCACTGAGTTGAGTGGCGATAGGCAATTGTTGCATCAAGATGGC
It includes:
- a CDS encoding universal stress protein, with the translated sequence MAIRYSKILAPIDGSQNSFTALAHAVQMAKSFNAEIGILHVAILMQQLPIATQLSDVYLPESILTHIQDFSDTVLKQAVKQIPDGIRVRTYCEIGSPAIVIPEFAEKNNYDMIVIGSRGLGIIKGLFMGSVSNYVVNHAKCPVLVVK